One Synechococcus sp. PROS-9-1 DNA window includes the following coding sequences:
- a CDS encoding ABC transporter permease, producing the protein MARWGLVIVGIYIAVALLTPALISVGFLPDPNAGLDNAIYAAPSAQHWCGTDRLGRDVCVRTLQGSGVALQVVLLAVVLALVVGVPVGMLSGYLGGGVDRVLVLLMDTLYTLPVLLLSVVLAFLLGRGIPNAAAALCVVYIPQYFRVVRNQTAQVKSELFVEAAQTLGAGPIWILRRYLFRNVITSVPVLLTLNAADAVLVLGGLGFLGLGLPETVPEWGSDLNLALAAVPTGIWWTALYPGLAMFVLVLGLSFLGEGLEAWVSSTGRDAAN; encoded by the coding sequence ATGGCCCGATGGGGTCTTGTGATTGTGGGGATCTACATCGCTGTTGCCCTGCTCACACCTGCACTGATCAGCGTTGGCTTCCTTCCGGATCCCAATGCCGGTTTGGACAATGCGATCTATGCCGCGCCGTCTGCGCAGCATTGGTGTGGCACCGACCGGCTTGGCCGCGATGTGTGTGTACGCACATTGCAGGGGAGTGGTGTGGCCCTTCAAGTGGTGCTGCTGGCGGTCGTTCTTGCCCTGGTGGTGGGAGTGCCGGTTGGAATGTTGAGTGGCTATCTGGGTGGCGGGGTCGACCGGGTGCTGGTTCTGCTCATGGACACGCTTTACACCTTGCCGGTGTTGTTGCTGTCTGTGGTGTTGGCGTTTCTGCTGGGTCGAGGCATTCCGAACGCAGCAGCAGCGCTGTGTGTGGTGTACATCCCGCAGTACTTCCGGGTGGTGCGCAATCAAACAGCTCAGGTGAAATCGGAGCTGTTCGTGGAGGCAGCACAAACCCTCGGGGCCGGTCCAATTTGGATTCTGCGGCGCTATCTGTTCCGCAATGTGATCACTTCAGTGCCCGTGCTGCTCACCTTGAATGCTGCCGATGCGGTGTTGGTGCTCGGAGGCTTGGGCTTTCTGGGCCTGGGCTTGCCAGAAACGGTGCCGGAATGGGGAAGCGATCTCAATCTGGCGCTTGCAGCTGTGCCCACTGGCATCTGGTGGACGGCTCTCTATCCAGGCCTGGCGATGTTTGTGCTGGTGCTGGGTTTGTCGTTCCTCGGTGAAGGGCTCGAGGCTTGGGTGAGCAGTACGGGTCGCGACGCGGCAAACTAA
- the hisF gene encoding imidazole glycerol phosphate synthase subunit HisF — MVALRLIPCLDVAKGRVVKGVNFVGLRDAGDPVELACRYSEAGADELVFLDIAASHEGRATLVDLVRRTAASVTIPFTVGGGIASVEGITELLRAGADKVSLNSSAVRRPELVSEGAERFGCQCIVVAIDARRRSSGGWDVYVKGGRENTGLDAVDWARRVTALGAGEILLTSMDGDGTQAGYDLALTRAVAQAVAVPVIASGGAGCMDHIAAALDSGPEGGQASAALLASLLHDGVLSVEQIKLDLQGRGLLIRPLNTEIAS, encoded by the coding sequence ATGGTCGCTCTTCGTTTGATTCCCTGCCTCGACGTGGCCAAGGGCCGGGTGGTGAAAGGTGTCAATTTTGTGGGCCTGCGTGACGCAGGCGATCCAGTGGAATTGGCCTGTCGTTACAGCGAGGCCGGCGCTGATGAACTGGTGTTTCTCGATATTGCGGCCAGCCATGAGGGGCGCGCCACTTTGGTGGACCTCGTGCGTCGCACGGCGGCGAGTGTGACGATCCCGTTCACCGTGGGCGGCGGAATCGCTTCCGTGGAGGGCATCACTGAGCTGCTGCGTGCCGGTGCCGACAAGGTGAGTCTGAATTCGTCAGCTGTTCGTCGCCCTGAATTGGTGTCCGAGGGGGCTGAGCGTTTTGGCTGTCAATGCATCGTTGTGGCGATTGATGCGAGGCGTCGGTCGAGCGGTGGCTGGGATGTCTATGTGAAAGGCGGCCGCGAAAACACCGGATTGGATGCGGTGGACTGGGCGCGTCGGGTTACGGCCCTAGGTGCAGGAGAAATTTTGCTCACTTCGATGGATGGCGATGGAACCCAAGCGGGTTATGACTTGGCGCTGACGCGAGCGGTGGCGCAGGCCGTTGCGGTTCCTGTGATTGCATCGGGTGGGGCCGGCTGCATGGATCACATCGCTGCAGCCCTCGATTCCGGGCCAGAGGGTGGCCAGGCATCGGCGGCCTTGCTGGCTTCACTCCTCCATGACGGAGTTCTCAGCGTTGAGCAAATCAAACTGGATTTGCAAGGACGCGGTTTGCTGATCAGGCCCCTAAACACTGAGATTGCGTCTTAA
- a CDS encoding DUF2862 domain-containing protein has protein sequence MSQQTSVTIDIGSKVRVTRVRDRIPGALVELLKKDSTGTVVDFRTVDGKGIGVVVQLSDGSTSWFFEDEIAPG, from the coding sequence ATGTCACAGCAGACGTCAGTCACGATCGACATCGGCTCAAAGGTCCGGGTCACCCGGGTCCGCGATCGCATTCCCGGTGCCCTGGTGGAACTCCTCAAGAAAGACTCCACCGGCACCGTGGTTGATTTCCGCACTGTTGACGGAAAAGGAATCGGCGTGGTCGTTCAGCTCAGTGATGGCTCTACCAGCTGGTTCTTCGAAGACGAAATCGCGCCCGGCTGA
- a CDS encoding glycine zipper 2TM domain-containing protein, which yields MKRTWFALSLMLLSAMPVSAKPYTVYDYDPAYLDQRYRRAPRHSQARSNRDVYVNNQDTNSCLEGSVIGGLLGAGLGAALSRGNGRWVGVPVGGAAGALLGCQVDGG from the coding sequence ATGAAACGCACCTGGTTTGCTTTGTCTCTGATGTTGCTGTCGGCAATGCCTGTATCTGCCAAGCCGTACACGGTTTATGACTACGACCCCGCCTATTTGGATCAGCGTTATCGCAGAGCACCTCGCCATTCCCAGGCACGCTCCAACCGCGATGTCTATGTCAATAATCAAGACACCAATAGTTGCCTGGAAGGCAGTGTGATCGGAGGTTTGTTGGGTGCTGGCCTTGGTGCTGCCTTATCTCGGGGCAATGGCCGCTGGGTGGGTGTTCCCGTTGGTGGGGCCGCTGGTGCTCTGCTGGGCTGCCAAGTCGATGGGGGCTGA
- the trmH gene encoding tRNA (guanosine(18)-2'-O)-methyltransferase TrmH, translated as MPILPRRFERLRAVLNQRMANLSVLVEHVDKPHNLSAILRSCDAVGVLEAHAVSLSGRSRTYNSTAQGSQRWVPLHGHPNIETAVKKLKDKGFHLYGTNLSVDAVDYRDCDFTGPSAFVLGAEKWGLSESATKLMDTDVFIPMRGMVQSLNVSVATATLLFEALRQREAAGLAPSDGEGIPAEDYDNLLFEWAYPDVALWCREQERAYPTLNDEGEIQGDLPRSAKLRC; from the coding sequence ATGCCCATCCTTCCCCGTCGTTTCGAGCGGTTGCGTGCGGTGTTGAACCAACGCATGGCCAACCTCAGCGTGTTGGTTGAGCACGTGGACAAACCCCACAACCTCTCCGCCATCCTGCGCAGCTGCGATGCCGTTGGCGTGCTTGAAGCCCATGCTGTGAGTCTCAGTGGCCGCTCGCGCACCTACAACAGCACGGCTCAAGGCAGTCAACGCTGGGTGCCGTTACACGGCCACCCAAACATCGAGACAGCCGTAAAAAAGCTCAAAGACAAGGGATTTCACTTGTATGGCACCAATCTGAGCGTGGATGCTGTGGATTACCGCGACTGTGACTTCACCGGTCCCAGCGCCTTTGTTTTAGGGGCAGAAAAATGGGGATTAAGCGAAAGCGCCACCAAGCTGATGGACACGGACGTGTTCATCCCAATGCGTGGAATGGTGCAGTCGCTCAACGTGTCGGTGGCCACTGCAACCCTTTTGTTTGAGGCACTACGTCAGCGGGAAGCGGCTGGACTTGCCCCATCCGATGGGGAGGGAATCCCAGCAGAGGACTACGACAATCTGTTGTTCGAGTGGGCCTATCCGGATGTAGCGCTGTGGTGCCGCGAGCAAGAGCGCGCTTATCCAACGCTCAACGATGAGGGTGAGATTCAAGGCGACTTACCACGCAGCGCAAAACTGCGCTGCTGA
- a CDS encoding 16S rRNA (cytosine(967)-C(5))-methyltransferase, translated as MSEPEVNGAKIGLPARRLAWEVLEAVAAGAYADVALERAIRQSSLSPADRGLATELAYGCIRWRQWLDGWLDRLGKVPAHKQPPRLRWLLHLGLYQVLRMQRIPAAAAVDTTVELAKRHRLSKLSPVVNGVLRSALRAKEAGETLPVPDQPSERLALCHSLPVWFAESLLSWSGPEQAERVAIACNQVPPLDLRVNRLCSTPEVVADALAEAGVPTQPIDGCPDGLQVLAPAGDLRLWPGFEQGHWSVQDRSAQAVAPLLAPQPGDRILDACAAPGGKATHLAELMGDVGEIWAVDRSAGRLKRVAANAARLGCGSIHALAADAADLLAQQPEWRGFFQRILLDVPCSGLGTLSRHPDARWRVTAATVEELLPLQAHLLEAMLPLLAPGGRLVYATCTIHPAENGAQINKLVQEHADFQLESEQQSWPNPDGGDGFYTAVITAPAKA; from the coding sequence GTGAGTGAGCCCGAAGTCAACGGCGCCAAAATTGGTTTACCGGCGCGTCGTTTGGCCTGGGAGGTGCTGGAGGCCGTTGCTGCGGGTGCCTATGCCGACGTCGCCTTAGAGCGGGCGATTCGCCAAAGTTCCCTGTCTCCAGCGGATCGTGGTCTGGCCACAGAGCTCGCGTATGGATGCATTCGCTGGCGTCAATGGCTGGATGGTTGGTTGGATCGTCTCGGCAAAGTTCCAGCCCACAAGCAGCCTCCCCGGTTGCGTTGGCTGTTGCATCTCGGCCTATATCAAGTACTACGCATGCAGCGCATCCCAGCAGCTGCCGCAGTGGACACCACGGTGGAGCTGGCCAAGCGCCACCGGCTCTCCAAGTTGTCTCCCGTGGTGAATGGGGTGCTCCGCTCGGCCCTACGCGCCAAGGAGGCCGGCGAGACCCTGCCTGTGCCAGACCAACCCTCCGAACGGCTGGCGTTGTGCCATTCCCTTCCCGTTTGGTTTGCTGAGAGCCTGTTGAGCTGGTCTGGTCCTGAACAAGCTGAGCGTGTGGCGATCGCCTGCAATCAAGTGCCCCCCTTGGATCTGCGCGTGAATCGCTTGTGCTCCACTCCTGAGGTGGTGGCGGATGCATTGGCTGAGGCGGGGGTGCCCACGCAGCCGATTGATGGTTGCCCAGATGGCTTGCAGGTGCTCGCACCTGCGGGAGATTTGCGCCTTTGGCCTGGTTTTGAACAGGGGCATTGGAGCGTGCAGGATCGATCGGCTCAGGCTGTTGCTCCGCTGTTAGCGCCTCAGCCTGGAGATCGGATTCTTGATGCTTGCGCTGCTCCTGGTGGAAAGGCAACCCATCTGGCGGAGCTGATGGGGGATGTGGGAGAGATCTGGGCCGTGGATCGCTCCGCTGGTCGCTTAAAGCGAGTGGCTGCTAATGCGGCTCGCTTGGGATGCGGTTCGATCCATGCGCTGGCAGCGGATGCGGCCGACCTCCTTGCACAACAGCCCGAATGGCGTGGCTTTTTTCAACGCATCCTGCTCGATGTTCCTTGCTCGGGGCTGGGGACGTTATCTCGGCATCCTGATGCCCGTTGGCGCGTAACCGCTGCAACGGTGGAGGAGCTGTTGCCGCTGCAAGCGCACTTACTGGAGGCGATGCTGCCCTTGCTCGCTCCTGGTGGCCGCTTGGTGTACGCGACTTGCACGATCCATCCCGCGGAGAACGGCGCGCAGATCAACAAGCTTGTTCAGGAGCATGCTGACTTTCAGTTGGAGTCTGAGCAGCAGAGCTGGCCTAACCCCGATGGGGGTGATGGGTTCTATACCGCAGTGATCACTGCGCCGGCAAAGGCCTAA
- a CDS encoding MGMT family protein, producing MVGCCDERVWHAVSLIPHGHLATYGQVADWIGAWGCARQVGWALRRLSLPSEVPWQRVVNAKGRISMSLSREGSDWMQRQLLIAEGIPVDAEGRLPLKRFLWRPDLEALALEINQFAIARE from the coding sequence GTGGTGGGTTGCTGTGATGAGCGGGTTTGGCATGCAGTCAGCTTGATTCCTCATGGTCATTTGGCCACCTATGGCCAGGTGGCTGACTGGATCGGGGCCTGGGGCTGTGCTCGTCAGGTGGGATGGGCTCTACGCCGGCTGAGCTTGCCTTCTGAAGTGCCTTGGCAGCGTGTTGTGAATGCCAAGGGACGGATTTCGATGAGCCTCAGTCGCGAGGGATCTGATTGGATGCAGCGCCAGCTTTTGATTGCAGAGGGAATCCCTGTGGATGCAGAAGGCCGGCTCCCTTTGAAGCGATTTCTCTGGAGGCCGGACCTCGAGGCGCTAGCTCTAGAGATCAATCAATTCGCCATTGCCCGTGAGTGA
- the chlG gene encoding chlorophyll synthase ChlG, which yields MSDARQLLGMKGASGTSNIWKLRLQLMKPVTWIPLIWGVVCGAAASGNYEWRLDHVGAALACMVMSGPLLAGYTQTINDYYDREIDAINEPYRPIPSGAISLGQVKVQIWGLLIAGLAVSWGLDVWAGHSTPVLFLLALGGSFVSYIYSAPPLKLKQNGWLGNYALGASYIALPWWAGQALFGQLTWATALLTLAYSLAGLGIAVVNDFKSVEGDRALGLQSLPVAFGIGPASWISAGMIDLFQLLMVAVLIAIGQHFAAVLLVLLIVPQITFQDIWLLRDPVEFDVKYQASAQPFLVLGMLVTALAIGHSPLTQGM from the coding sequence GTGAGTGACGCCCGTCAGCTGCTCGGAATGAAAGGTGCCAGTGGCACCTCGAACATTTGGAAGCTGCGCTTGCAGCTGATGAAACCAGTCACCTGGATCCCCTTGATCTGGGGAGTGGTGTGTGGTGCGGCAGCCAGTGGAAATTACGAATGGCGTCTTGACCATGTGGGCGCTGCGTTGGCCTGCATGGTGATGAGTGGCCCTCTGCTCGCCGGTTACACCCAAACCATCAATGACTACTACGACCGCGAGATCGATGCGATCAATGAGCCCTACCGGCCGATCCCGTCAGGAGCGATCAGTCTCGGCCAGGTCAAGGTTCAGATCTGGGGCCTGCTGATCGCCGGCTTAGCGGTGTCTTGGGGTTTGGATGTCTGGGCTGGACACAGCACTCCCGTGTTGTTCCTGCTCGCCCTTGGCGGCTCTTTTGTGAGCTACATCTATTCAGCTCCTCCTCTCAAGCTGAAACAAAACGGCTGGTTGGGCAATTACGCCCTCGGTGCCAGTTACATCGCACTGCCCTGGTGGGCGGGCCAGGCCCTCTTCGGTCAGCTCACCTGGGCGACGGCGCTGCTCACGCTTGCTTACAGCCTTGCTGGCTTGGGCATTGCTGTGGTCAATGACTTCAAAAGTGTGGAAGGTGATCGCGCCCTCGGCCTTCAGTCACTCCCTGTTGCATTTGGGATTGGGCCGGCAAGCTGGATCAGCGCTGGGATGATCGACCTCTTCCAACTCCTGATGGTTGCGGTTCTGATCGCAATCGGGCAGCATTTTGCAGCCGTACTGCTGGTGTTATTGATCGTGCCTCAGATCACTTTTCAAGACATCTGGCTGCTTCGCGATCCAGTGGAATTCGATGTGAAATATCAGGCCAGTGCCCAGCCCTTTCTTGTGCTTGGAATGCTGGTCACAGCCCTAGCAATCGGCCACAGTCCCCTGACGCAGGGAATGTGA
- a CDS encoding transglycosylase domain-containing protein, which yields MIRTRRHWILVAGVAVAIGSGAALGQAAITRAIDSTLPDARGINLFNRPGTITLLSSNGKVIQKLGPATREKIKSGQMPKLVMQSFIAAEDRRFFDHDGVDLWGIGRAVVTNLKQGAVREGGSTITQQLARTVFLSQDRTVTRKLKEAALAYKLERQLSKGQILEQYLNFVYLGSSAYGVSDAAWVYFSKQPEELTLPEAALIAGMPPAPSLYSPLVNPEIALQRRSIVISRMEQEGFITSGEAEAARNSPLALKPAIPKYYNSTAPYFTTWVAQQLPALLTPEQLEVGGLKIRTSLNLDWQRKAQKVVREIAPNGTEGVIVSIAPGTGLVRVMVGGKNFYSSQFNRATQALRSPGSTFKLFPYSAAINAGVKPEDIFLDKPRCWNGYCPKNFGKKYFGKISLADALKNSLNTVAVQLQDKVGFDPIIAMANNLGIGNQRPLGRYYPMAIGAYEQTVLDMTAAYSAVNNRGVYVKPSAFEEIRGPGGYVLWSRRVDGNRGIRAMNSDVADTMNWMLQRVVSGGTGIAAKLDDRPVAGKTGTSEGGRDIWFIGSIPQLTTAVWFGHDNNAETKSNSGESAWAWKQFMNQIKSEFPAQTFPAKPKVVRPFLQRPGKKKASDPNNPQPGDGPLPDRDLLGETDDRPTPTPRYVSPSGGPPVDEFFRPLPAQ from the coding sequence GTGATTCGCACCCGTCGTCACTGGATCCTGGTTGCAGGCGTCGCCGTTGCGATTGGTAGTGGTGCTGCGCTCGGGCAGGCCGCCATCACACGAGCGATTGATTCAACCTTGCCGGATGCAAGGGGGATCAATCTTTTCAACAGGCCTGGAACGATCACGCTCCTTTCGAGCAACGGCAAGGTGATCCAAAAACTCGGGCCAGCCACCCGGGAAAAGATCAAATCAGGGCAAATGCCCAAGCTCGTGATGCAGTCCTTCATTGCAGCTGAAGACCGCCGCTTCTTTGACCATGACGGCGTTGATCTCTGGGGAATCGGACGGGCCGTCGTCACTAATTTGAAGCAGGGCGCTGTTCGCGAAGGAGGGAGCACCATCACCCAACAGCTGGCCCGCACGGTGTTCTTAAGCCAGGACAGGACGGTCACGCGCAAACTCAAAGAAGCAGCACTGGCCTACAAGCTCGAGCGTCAACTGAGCAAGGGGCAGATCCTCGAGCAATACCTCAATTTTGTGTATCTCGGATCCAGCGCCTATGGCGTCTCCGATGCGGCGTGGGTGTATTTCTCCAAGCAACCGGAGGAGCTAACCCTCCCAGAGGCGGCTCTGATCGCTGGGATGCCACCCGCACCCTCGCTCTATTCGCCGCTGGTGAACCCTGAGATCGCCCTGCAAAGGCGCAGCATCGTGATCAGCCGCATGGAGCAGGAGGGGTTCATCACCTCGGGCGAAGCGGAAGCAGCTCGCAACAGCCCATTGGCCCTTAAACCAGCCATACCGAAGTATTACAACAGCACCGCTCCCTATTTCACAACTTGGGTCGCCCAACAGCTGCCCGCCTTGCTCACCCCAGAACAACTGGAGGTGGGAGGACTCAAGATTCGCACCAGTCTCAATCTCGATTGGCAACGCAAAGCCCAGAAGGTGGTGCGAGAAATCGCACCGAATGGCACTGAGGGCGTCATCGTTTCGATCGCGCCAGGCACCGGATTAGTACGGGTGATGGTGGGAGGAAAAAACTTTTACTCCAGCCAGTTCAACCGCGCCACACAGGCCCTTAGATCGCCAGGTTCCACCTTCAAACTGTTTCCCTACAGCGCTGCGATTAATGCCGGCGTTAAACCAGAAGATATTTTCTTAGACAAGCCCCGCTGCTGGAACGGTTACTGCCCCAAAAACTTTGGCAAAAAATATTTTGGCAAGATTTCTCTCGCCGATGCCTTAAAGAATTCGCTCAACACCGTTGCGGTGCAATTGCAGGACAAGGTGGGCTTTGACCCGATTATTGCGATGGCCAACAATCTCGGGATTGGCAACCAACGCCCTCTCGGCCGGTATTACCCGATGGCCATCGGTGCCTATGAACAAACCGTTCTGGACATGACAGCCGCCTATTCCGCTGTGAACAACCGCGGTGTGTACGTGAAACCCTCCGCCTTTGAAGAGATCCGTGGTCCTGGGGGTTACGTGCTTTGGAGCCGCAGAGTTGATGGCAACCGCGGAATTCGTGCCATGAATAGTGATGTGGCCGACACCATGAATTGGATGCTGCAGCGGGTGGTAAGCGGCGGCACTGGAATTGCAGCCAAGCTGGATGATCGCCCGGTGGCAGGAAAAACTGGAACATCCGAGGGGGGCCGCGATATCTGGTTCATCGGCTCGATTCCCCAACTCACCACCGCCGTTTGGTTCGGTCACGACAACAACGCGGAAACCAAGAGCAACAGTGGCGAATCCGCGTGGGCTTGGAAGCAATTCATGAATCAAATCAAGTCTGAATTTCCGGCACAGACGTTTCCAGCCAAGCCCAAAGTTGTACGCCCGTTTCTTCAACGTCCTGGCAAAAAGAAAGCGAGTGACCCCAACAATCCGCAGCCTGGTGACGGGCCCCTTCCAGATCGTGATCTGCTTGGTGAAACAGATGATCGACCTACACCCACGCCCCGTTATGTGAGCCCGTCTGGTGGCCCACCGGTGGATGAATTCTTTAGGCCTTTGCCGGCGCAGTGA
- a CDS encoding HAMP domain-containing sensor histidine kinase yields MPKGETAKLKATGRVKGFILPGPAAKIEDSKASTLGTDFVASGSNWRSQLLGSLEGQLQLAAYTAVLIGFTGATTTGLWLSNRNQIRNGEAELQANAEHMSNNLVAQDQLGQGHSAKDWSPTVQAEVSRELRDHSSVRTTLWIELADGRLVLPTFGHIAIPMQMMRATMQAHKKDQNTRLITVQGQEYLTLLSRSYPTGERLWSSAKATDTGRIQNEFLGWMILIGVGSMLLSLVTITVMVRRIVRPLLQLSERSAALTADTLNQDPIPEMTAAPKEVRQLARTYAELMERLALSWNDQRRFVSAVSHELRTPLTIVQGYLQRTIKRSKGLSDDERRGLKTAEEESIRMRMLLDDLLDLSRGDSGQLQLNQELVDLGLLVDKVADLSRSNFTDRRLEVRNNIPNVESSEALADPGRLQQVLLDLIDNAAKYSAQNSLITLLLHPHTDGIAIDVKDEGIGIPESDLPHIFKRFHRAKNSSGSSGTGLGLSVVALLMSAMGGEVRVQSKEGEGSCFSVILPKPPTTSSTKP; encoded by the coding sequence ATGCCTAAGGGCGAAACCGCAAAACTCAAGGCAACAGGACGAGTGAAGGGTTTCATTCTCCCTGGTCCAGCTGCCAAAATCGAAGACAGCAAGGCATCAACGCTGGGGACCGATTTCGTGGCATCTGGGTCCAACTGGCGATCGCAACTTCTCGGCAGCCTTGAGGGCCAACTGCAGCTGGCCGCCTACACCGCAGTGCTGATCGGATTCACCGGGGCTACCACCACGGGGCTTTGGCTCAGTAACCGCAATCAAATCCGCAACGGGGAGGCGGAATTACAGGCCAATGCGGAGCACATGAGCAACAACCTGGTGGCGCAGGACCAACTCGGCCAAGGGCACTCAGCCAAAGATTGGAGCCCAACGGTTCAGGCAGAAGTGAGTCGGGAGCTACGCGATCACTCCAGCGTGCGAACCACCCTATGGATCGAGCTGGCAGATGGACGCCTCGTGCTGCCGACGTTTGGCCATATCGCCATCCCGATGCAGATGATGCGAGCCACCATGCAAGCTCACAAGAAGGATCAGAACACCCGGCTGATCACGGTTCAAGGCCAGGAGTACCTCACGTTGCTGAGTCGCTCCTACCCCACAGGGGAAAGGCTATGGAGCAGCGCAAAAGCCACAGACACCGGACGCATCCAAAACGAATTTTTGGGTTGGATGATCTTGATCGGGGTGGGATCGATGCTGCTCTCGCTGGTCACGATCACGGTGATGGTGAGGCGGATCGTGAGGCCTCTGCTGCAACTCAGTGAGCGCAGTGCCGCCCTTACCGCCGACACCTTGAATCAAGATCCGATTCCAGAGATGACGGCGGCACCAAAGGAAGTGCGCCAGTTGGCAAGGACCTATGCCGAATTGATGGAACGCCTGGCCCTGTCCTGGAATGATCAGCGTCGCTTTGTGAGTGCCGTGAGCCATGAGTTGCGAACACCACTCACCATCGTTCAGGGGTATCTGCAGCGCACGATTAAGCGCAGCAAGGGATTAAGCGACGACGAACGTCGCGGACTGAAAACAGCAGAAGAGGAAAGCATTCGCATGCGCATGCTGCTCGACGATCTCCTCGACCTCTCCCGCGGTGATTCCGGCCAACTCCAACTCAACCAAGAGCTGGTAGATCTTGGGCTATTGGTGGACAAAGTTGCTGACCTAAGCCGAAGCAATTTCACGGATCGCAGGCTTGAAGTGCGCAACAACATCCCTAACGTTGAATCCAGTGAGGCACTCGCTGATCCTGGCCGCCTGCAACAAGTGCTCTTGGATTTAATCGATAACGCCGCCAAATACTCCGCGCAAAACTCTCTAATTACGCTGCTGCTTCATCCTCATACAGATGGGATCGCCATCGATGTGAAAGACGAAGGCATCGGCATTCCCGAAAGCGATCTACCGCATATTTTCAAACGCTTTCATCGGGCTAAAAACAGCTCTGGAAGCAGCGGCACGGGGCTCGGGCTTTCTGTTGTGGCCCTGCTGATGTCTGCCATGGGCGGAGAAGTTCGCGTTCAAAGCAAAGAAGGAGAGGGCAGTTGCTTCTCCGTGATCCTGCCAAAACCACCTACAACTTCAAGCACTAAACCATGA
- the ubiE gene encoding bifunctional demethylmenaquinone methyltransferase/2-methoxy-6-polyprenyl-1,4-benzoquinol methylase UbiE, giving the protein MNPRDPAAVEALFNAVAPRYDRLNDLLSLGLHRQWKRQLLSWLSPQPRERWLDLCCGTGDLALALARKLRPEGSVLGLDAAAEPLTLAAERAGREPWLPVQWLQADALETGLPDQDFDGVVMAYGLRNLADPFLGFQEMARVLKPGGRAAVLDFNRLPQGSAAAAFQRTYLRRVVVPVAAGMGLADQYAYLETSVEQFLTGAEQERQAVAAGFTAAQHRRLVGGQMGVLLLIR; this is encoded by the coding sequence GTGAACCCTCGTGATCCTGCTGCGGTGGAGGCGTTGTTTAACGCTGTTGCTCCCCGTTATGACCGCCTGAATGATCTGCTGAGTTTGGGGCTGCACAGGCAGTGGAAGCGTCAACTCCTGTCTTGGCTGAGTCCGCAACCTCGTGAGCGTTGGCTTGATCTGTGTTGTGGAACGGGTGATCTCGCTCTTGCGTTGGCAAGAAAGTTGAGGCCGGAAGGTTCGGTTTTGGGGCTTGATGCGGCGGCGGAGCCCCTAACCCTGGCGGCGGAGCGAGCAGGTCGCGAGCCTTGGCTGCCGGTGCAATGGCTCCAAGCGGATGCCCTTGAAACCGGGTTGCCAGATCAAGACTTCGATGGTGTGGTGATGGCTTATGGGTTACGCAACCTGGCGGACCCGTTCTTGGGTTTTCAGGAGATGGCAAGGGTGCTGAAGCCTGGCGGGCGCGCCGCTGTTTTGGATTTCAATCGGTTGCCGCAAGGCAGTGCAGCGGCAGCATTCCAGCGGACCTACCTGCGCCGGGTTGTGGTTCCTGTCGCTGCTGGCATGGGACTCGCCGACCAGTACGCCTATCTCGAAACGAGCGTGGAGCAATTCCTGACTGGAGCGGAGCAGGAGCGTCAGGCTGTTGCTGCTGGATTCACCGCGGCACAGCATCGACGATTGGTCGGCGGACAGATGGGTGTGCTGCTGTTAATTCGTTAA